From the Gemmatimonadota bacterium genome, one window contains:
- a CDS encoding twin-arginine translocation signal domain-containing protein, producing MPQDRRTFLKRSGAALSAAAVSGCAPGSAERQGDSAAPLHAAVLRAVAEVVLPSDLEDASREDAVQAFEQWASEYEPVAELNHGYGTSEIRYGPPDPVPAWQAQLEALEIEASRRTGSSFAELDIPQRRDLITRQGLDGGSGLPNPLRARHVAVALMAHWFGSSEAVDRCYGRRIAERSCRGIDTAPSEPEAV from the coding sequence ATGCCCCAAGACCGTCGCACGTTTCTGAAGCGCTCCGGCGCCGCGCTTTCCGCGGCAGCGGTCTCCGGCTGCGCGCCGGGCAGCGCCGAACGCCAGGGGGACTCGGCAGCCCCACTGCACGCGGCGGTGCTGCGCGCCGTCGCGGAGGTCGTCCTGCCTTCCGACCTGGAAGACGCGTCTCGTGAAGACGCCGTGCAAGCCTTCGAGCAATGGGCGTCCGAGTACGAGCCCGTTGCGGAGTTGAACCACGGGTACGGCACGTCGGAGATCCGCTACGGGCCACCCGACCCCGTCCCTGCCTGGCAGGCTCAGCTCGAAGCGCTCGAGATCGAGGCGAGCAGGCGAACCGGCTCGTCCTTCGCCGAGCTCGACATCCCCCAACGACGCGATCTGATCACGCGGCAGGGGCTGGACGGGGGCTCCGGACTTCCGAACCCGCTGCGGGCACGGCACGTCGCGGTCGCGCTCATGGCGCACTGGTTCGGCTCGAGCGAGGCGGTCGATCGCTGCTACGGGCGACGCATCGCGGAGCGATCCTGCCGAGGGATCGACACGGCGCCGTCCGAGCCGGAGGCGGTGTGA
- a CDS encoding ATP-binding protein: MLFLRSDHLLKMIHQSRADNSTEKVIRSLLAPDLLVIDDFGLRRLNAQQSSDFYEIIIERHRRTSAIVTSNRSIDEWIPLFDDPILAQSALDRLAHNAYQIVLEGDSYRTRQRPGIATSTPPRRRRN; this comes from the coding sequence GTGCTCTTCCTCCGATCCGACCACCTGCTCAAGATGATCCACCAGTCCAGGGCCGATAACTCCACCGAGAAGGTCATCCGCTCTCTGCTCGCGCCTGATCTGCTCGTCATTGACGATTTTGGACTCCGGCGCCTCAATGCCCAGCAGTCCAGCGACTTCTACGAGATCATCATCGAGCGCCACCGACGCACATCCGCCATCGTCACTTCCAACCGCAGTATCGACGAATGGATCCCCCTCTTCGATGACCCCATCCTCGCTCAGAGCGCCCTCGACCGCCTCGCGCACAACGCCTATCAGATCGTCCTCGAGGGCGACAGCTACCGCACTCGGCAGCGGCCAGGGATCGCCACCTCAACCCCACCCCGAAGAAGGAGGAATTAG
- a CDS encoding glutamine synthetase III, with amino-acid sequence MLKRILNPEIFTAFAECRASGQRMSKGAANELAQSVREWAQSRGCVGYSHLFSPMRGALHGEKLETFMGMDFETGDLIVNLSGSELFQTETDGSSFPNGGLRTTHEAAAYIGWDMQSPPFVYGQTLYIPAAFVTWTGAALDQKTPLLRSSDAVNKHALRMLRHLGDTQANKVFSNVGWEQEFFVVPREHYLARPDLVATGRTLFGQKPLRGQEQSTNYFGRMPVAIRAYLDEARDVMWSMGISIDCIHNEVAPAQYEISPIFSLVNLAADTNVLAMDVLRDLAYEHDLMVLFHEKPFAGINGTGKHNNWGLNTDTRDNLFVPGETPAENRRFVAFLAAVLRGVNKHGDLLRCGVSTSGNDHRLGAQEAPPPIITVHLGKSLEKHLKGIAAGGELSGYGLHDKLIQVATSVVDIEANLEDRNRTAPFPWCGNRFEFRSIGGNQHIAFPLALVNTVVAEGLKHMCDQMDAGADVDQVIRETIKANQGVLFSGDGYSSALYEHAEEHNLFHLKNSPDAYECLTSTKNLKLFSELGVFSEKEARARQNVLLEAYATDLQIEARTLIHMMQTLIVPAVLQDLQNIAASGFTSRALTMRRELAQSLFTELDSLIEAFDGAAIDDPMEAARYAEDVLKTRLLAAREVIDPLEGMVDSRLWPVPTYDELLHSHL; translated from the coding sequence ATGCTGAAGAGGATCCTGAATCCGGAGATCTTCACAGCTTTCGCCGAATGCCGAGCCAGCGGACAGCGAATGTCCAAGGGAGCCGCGAACGAACTGGCGCAGTCCGTCCGCGAGTGGGCGCAATCCAGGGGGTGTGTCGGGTACTCCCACTTGTTCTCCCCCATGCGGGGAGCCCTGCACGGCGAGAAGCTCGAGACCTTCATGGGAATGGACTTTGAGACCGGCGACCTGATCGTAAACCTGTCGGGCTCGGAGCTCTTTCAGACCGAGACAGATGGCTCCTCGTTCCCCAACGGCGGTCTTCGGACGACCCACGAGGCGGCCGCCTATATCGGCTGGGACATGCAATCGCCGCCGTTCGTGTACGGCCAGACGCTCTACATCCCTGCCGCCTTCGTAACGTGGACCGGCGCGGCGCTGGATCAGAAGACCCCGCTCCTGCGCTCCAGCGATGCGGTGAACAAACACGCGCTACGGATGTTGCGCCATCTGGGCGACACGCAAGCAAACAAGGTATTCAGCAATGTGGGCTGGGAGCAGGAATTCTTCGTCGTCCCACGCGAGCATTATCTGGCGCGACCCGACCTCGTAGCCACCGGGCGGACGCTCTTTGGTCAGAAGCCACTCCGTGGTCAGGAGCAGTCCACCAACTACTTCGGCCGGATGCCGGTTGCGATTCGAGCGTATCTAGACGAGGCCAGGGACGTTATGTGGTCCATGGGGATCTCCATCGACTGCATCCACAACGAGGTAGCCCCGGCACAGTACGAGATCTCGCCCATCTTCAGCCTGGTCAACCTAGCCGCGGACACCAACGTTCTGGCCATGGATGTGCTCCGCGACCTGGCCTATGAGCACGATCTGATGGTGCTCTTCCACGAGAAGCCGTTCGCAGGCATAAACGGCACCGGCAAACACAACAACTGGGGCTTGAACACCGATACCCGGGACAACCTGTTTGTTCCGGGCGAGACCCCCGCCGAAAACCGGCGCTTTGTCGCCTTCCTCGCTGCCGTGCTGCGCGGGGTGAACAAGCACGGTGACCTGCTGCGCTGCGGGGTGTCCACCTCGGGGAATGACCACCGGCTCGGTGCCCAGGAGGCGCCCCCTCCCATCATCACCGTCCACCTCGGGAAGTCCCTCGAGAAACACCTCAAAGGGATAGCGGCTGGCGGCGAGCTATCGGGGTATGGCCTGCACGACAAGTTGATTCAAGTGGCCACCAGCGTGGTGGATATCGAAGCCAACCTCGAGGACCGGAACCGAACTGCGCCGTTTCCCTGGTGCGGAAATCGCTTCGAGTTCCGCTCTATCGGGGGAAATCAGCACATCGCTTTCCCCCTCGCTCTGGTGAACACCGTCGTGGCCGAGGGCCTCAAGCACATGTGCGATCAGATGGACGCGGGCGCCGACGTCGACCAGGTGATCCGGGAGACCATCAAGGCTAACCAGGGGGTGCTCTTCTCGGGTGACGGCTACTCAAGCGCGCTCTACGAGCACGCGGAGGAGCACAATCTGTTCCACCTCAAGAACAGCCCGGACGCCTATGAATGTCTGACCTCCACTAAAAACCTCAAGCTGTTCTCAGAGCTCGGGGTCTTCAGCGAGAAAGAAGCGCGAGCTCGGCAGAATGTGCTCCTTGAGGCCTACGCCACCGATCTCCAGATCGAGGCGAGGACGCTGATCCACATGATGCAAACCCTCATTGTGCCTGCTGTTCTCCAGGATCTCCAGAACATCGCAGCGTCCGGCTTTACCTCCCGAGCGCTCACGATGCGGCGCGAGCTCGCGCAGAGCTTGTTCACCGAGCTGGATAGCCTGATTGAGGCGTTCGACGGGGCTGCCATTGACGATCCGATGGAGGCCGCGCGGTATGCCGAGGATGTCCTCAAGACGAGGCTGCTGGCGGCCCGCGAGGTGATCGATCCGCTGGAGGGCATGGTGGACTCGCGCCTCTGGCCGGTCCCCACCTACGATGAGCTGTTGCACAGCCATCTGTAG
- a CDS encoding M28 family peptidase: MRSLVVGTIASFALTLADATRVAGQQPDLTARVLAAVTTDRLDAHAREITRYERPSGSPGENAAIDYIVATLAAAGVPVEVHEFMGYTSNPISASVTVPGTDFDPQAITMAFSGATEGVEGVAIDLGDLGDLPELELGTGERLVVRDPSGFEHVRGKVAIVTGQPRNISTRVLEELGAVAAIFVNPEERVNDLIVTSTWGTPSLRSQHRLPKLPVAHIKRSDGDRLRAMMASADVTVRVRTEVDTGWKPLRLCVARIMPDGADDTTPYVLLGGHIDGWYHGGTDEGASNAAMLQMAISYHQNRDKMRHGLLVAWWPGHSNGRYAGSTWFADTFFDDLRRRGLAYLNIDGVGQMGARRFGASTSPALAPLAIDIVGSLTGQAIRPGRPGRNSDQAFNGIGLPLLQFNHSRSAEDGGYWWWHTPDDTYDKIDFDVLRTDTELYVTAISELVAAPVYPVSIQLELDALMDALMEREAESERALDLSQARARVDRLLEMWTEAFARAPVPQDSTRALDSAILRVLRPLHRIMFVPGSDHHPDPGIYSRPLPGLEPARILAEEDPSSDRYRFAMAQLLRERNRILEAIDEATRAATDLIERGAGS, from the coding sequence ATGAGGTCGCTCGTCGTCGGGACCATCGCCTCTTTCGCCCTCACCCTCGCCGACGCGACGCGCGTCGCTGGGCAGCAGCCGGACCTCACAGCTCGGGTGCTGGCCGCGGTCACGACCGACCGCCTCGACGCGCATGCCCGCGAGATCACCAGGTACGAGCGGCCCTCGGGAAGCCCGGGCGAGAACGCGGCGATCGACTACATCGTGGCGACGTTGGCGGCGGCGGGGGTCCCGGTCGAAGTCCACGAGTTCATGGGCTACACGAGCAACCCCATCTCGGCATCCGTGACCGTGCCCGGCACGGATTTCGACCCGCAGGCGATCACGATGGCATTCTCCGGCGCCACCGAGGGAGTCGAAGGTGTCGCGATCGATTTGGGGGACCTGGGGGACCTCCCGGAGCTTGAGCTCGGAACGGGTGAACGGCTCGTCGTTCGCGACCCCAGCGGCTTCGAGCACGTACGCGGGAAGGTCGCGATCGTAACGGGCCAGCCGCGAAACATCTCGACGCGGGTGCTCGAGGAACTGGGTGCCGTCGCGGCGATCTTCGTGAATCCCGAAGAGCGCGTGAACGATCTCATCGTCACGTCGACCTGGGGCACACCCTCGCTGAGGAGCCAGCACCGTCTACCGAAGCTACCGGTCGCGCACATCAAGAGGAGCGACGGAGACCGTCTGCGCGCGATGATGGCGAGCGCTGACGTCACCGTGCGCGTGCGCACGGAGGTCGACACGGGCTGGAAGCCGCTCCGCCTCTGCGTCGCTCGCATCATGCCTGACGGTGCTGACGACACGACGCCGTACGTGCTCCTCGGCGGGCACATCGACGGGTGGTACCACGGGGGCACCGACGAGGGTGCGTCCAACGCGGCGATGCTGCAGATGGCCATCTCCTACCACCAGAACCGGGACAAAATGCGGCACGGTCTGTTGGTCGCCTGGTGGCCCGGCCACTCGAACGGTCGTTACGCCGGCTCGACCTGGTTCGCCGATACCTTCTTCGACGATCTGCGAAGGCGCGGGCTCGCCTACCTGAACATCGACGGCGTTGGGCAGATGGGCGCCCGACGCTTCGGCGCATCCACGTCTCCGGCGCTCGCCCCCCTCGCGATCGACATCGTCGGTAGCCTGACCGGCCAGGCCATTCGCCCCGGGCGCCCCGGACGCAACTCGGACCAGGCCTTCAACGGGATCGGGCTTCCTCTGCTGCAGTTCAACCATTCGCGATCGGCGGAAGACGGGGGCTACTGGTGGTGGCACACACCGGACGACACCTACGACAAGATCGACTTCGACGTCCTCAGGACCGACACCGAGCTGTACGTCACCGCGATCTCGGAGCTCGTGGCAGCGCCCGTGTACCCTGTGAGCATCCAGCTCGAGCTGGATGCGTTGATGGACGCGTTGATGGAGCGGGAGGCGGAGTCCGAGCGGGCGCTCGACCTGTCTCAGGCGCGCGCCCGAGTGGATCGGCTGCTCGAGATGTGGACGGAGGCCTTCGCTCGTGCCCCGGTGCCGCAGGACTCGACGAGGGCGCTGGACAGCGCCATCCTCCGCGTCCTCCGCCCGCTCCACCGGATCATGTTCGTGCCGGGAAGTGACCATCACCCCGACCCGGGTATCTACAGCCGTCCGCTGCCCGGCCTAGAGCCCGCTCGCATCCTCGCGGAGGAAGACCCCTCGTCGGACCGGTACCGCTTCGCGATGGCACAACTACTCCGGGAGCGAAACCGCATTCTCGAGGCGATCGACGAGGCGACGCGCGCAGCCACGGATCTGATCGAGCGCGGGGCGGGCTCGTGA
- a CDS encoding ATP-binding protein has product MTIRTSPTASIVRASTNSTPSRTSTWDAPVTFDRDRVRDLFGLGFLDRHEDILFLGPVGVGKTFLAAPSATLPAAQGTACSSSDPTTCSR; this is encoded by the coding sequence GTGACCATAAGAACCTCTCCAACCGCCTCGATCGTGCGGGCTTCGACGAACTCCACACCTTCGAGGACTTCGACCTGGGACGCGCCAGTCACCTTCGACCGCGACCGCGTACGTGATCTCTTCGGCCTCGGCTTCCTCGACCGCCACGAAGACATCCTCTTCCTCGGGCCCGTTGGTGTCGGCAAGACCTTCCTCGCTGCGCCCTCGGCCACGCTGCCTGCCGCGCAGGGCACCGCGTGCTCTTCCTCCGATCCGACCACCTGCTCAAGATGA
- the amt gene encoding ammonium transporter, producing the protein MHRLKTLTPGLLLAGLLCLLVFGFPETALAQENAEPQSVAFVVGTLWILLASAMVFMMHLGFATLEAGLVQEKNTVNILFKNVTIVSMGVLIYALIGFGLMYPGEEFAGAFFGFAGFGIGTDASGITSAYNENYTYWADFIFQAMFAATAVTIVSGAVAERVRILPFMVFAFLYLALCYPIVGMWKWGGGFLDAMQTPFYDFAGSTLVHGVGGWAALMGCIVLGPRLGKYDGDKVNTLQPGSLPLATVGVFLLWFGWFGFNGGSVLSADPGAVSYVFVTTYLGGAAGVMGAMLGTVVLIKHLDLAMVLNGALAGLVGVTAGADQLGILDAVATGFIAGVLVVAVVLFLDRKLKIDDPVGAISVHLVCGIWGTLAVGLLGNLASPSQLLSQVIGIVSIGGFCAAFSFVVFFTMKKANWLRVEEEVELAGLDMHEHGVSAYRGERDTNPPTVMILSPAYGSTVSGRIDVLANAMDNRGVSGVRFTLDGNDLGEGIEAPPYVMVWDTTTASNGAHVLKAIAWDAAGNQGVSVEFKITIDNPVR; encoded by the coding sequence ATGCATCGGTTGAAGACACTCACTCCCGGGTTGCTACTCGCGGGGCTGCTCTGCCTTCTGGTTTTTGGTTTCCCCGAGACCGCCCTGGCACAAGAGAATGCGGAGCCGCAAAGCGTCGCATTCGTTGTCGGGACCCTCTGGATACTCCTGGCTTCAGCCATGGTGTTCATGATGCACCTCGGCTTTGCGACTCTCGAGGCGGGTCTCGTCCAGGAGAAGAACACGGTCAACATCCTCTTCAAGAATGTCACCATCGTGTCGATGGGCGTTCTCATCTACGCGCTGATCGGGTTCGGCCTGATGTATCCCGGTGAAGAGTTTGCCGGAGCCTTCTTCGGCTTCGCAGGATTTGGGATTGGCACCGACGCAAGTGGAATCACCAGTGCATACAACGAGAACTACACCTACTGGGCCGACTTCATCTTCCAGGCCATGTTCGCCGCCACGGCGGTCACCATCGTCTCGGGTGCCGTGGCAGAGCGGGTGCGGATTCTGCCTTTCATGGTCTTTGCGTTCCTCTATCTGGCTTTGTGCTACCCGATAGTCGGTATGTGGAAGTGGGGTGGCGGGTTCCTCGACGCTATGCAGACGCCGTTCTACGACTTTGCCGGCTCGACGCTCGTCCACGGTGTGGGCGGTTGGGCTGCGCTCATGGGTTGCATCGTTCTGGGTCCGAGGCTCGGGAAGTACGACGGCGACAAGGTAAATACCTTGCAGCCAGGGAGCCTGCCCCTAGCCACGGTGGGTGTCTTTCTGCTGTGGTTCGGGTGGTTTGGATTCAACGGCGGCTCGGTTCTGTCGGCCGATCCCGGCGCCGTGTCCTATGTCTTCGTCACTACGTACCTGGGCGGTGCCGCAGGCGTCATGGGAGCCATGCTGGGCACGGTGGTGTTGATCAAGCATCTGGACCTCGCCATGGTCCTCAACGGCGCCCTCGCGGGGCTGGTGGGCGTTACCGCCGGTGCAGACCAGCTGGGTATCCTGGATGCAGTGGCCACCGGGTTTATCGCTGGCGTCCTCGTGGTCGCCGTGGTCCTGTTCCTTGATCGAAAGCTCAAGATCGACGATCCGGTCGGCGCCATCTCCGTTCACCTCGTCTGTGGCATCTGGGGTACCCTGGCGGTGGGCCTCCTAGGCAACCTGGCCTCGCCCTCTCAACTCCTGAGCCAGGTGATCGGGATCGTGAGCATCGGTGGCTTCTGCGCAGCCTTCTCCTTTGTGGTGTTCTTTACCATGAAGAAGGCCAACTGGCTGAGGGTGGAAGAAGAGGTGGAGCTTGCTGGACTGGATATGCACGAGCACGGCGTCTCCGCCTATCGGGGGGAACGGGACACCAACCCTCCGACGGTCATGATCCTCTCACCGGCCTATGGATCCACGGTTTCCGGACGAATCGACGTCTTGGCCAACGCAATGGACAATCGAGGCGTGAGCGGCGTACGGTTCACTCTTGACGGGAATGACCTCGGTGAGGGCATTGAAGCTCCACCCTATGTCATGGTTTGGGACACGACGACGGCCAGCAACGGGGCGCATGTCCTCAAGGCTATCGCTTGGGATGCCGCCGGAAATCAGGGGGTCTCTGTCGAATTCAAGATCACGATCGACAACCCAGTCAGGTAG
- a CDS encoding pyrroloquinoline quinone-dependent dehydrogenase has product MKGIVFVGFVLALMAIAGCSAPDVSRTTKTFTDADWPFYGRDQAGTKFSPLATIDRSNVAALEVAWTWETGERPLDGPARPVRNQTVRPGDFEVTPIVISDTMYLSTPYNRVVALDAGTGEQLWAYDPRTTDFGQPPNGTGFVHRGIAMWSGEGERRIFLNTRWRLIAIDAATGAKIESFGQRGEIDLTRDLLWPTNPLHYTQTSPPLVFEDLVILGNGVWDGFVYPNDPPGNLQAFDVRTGERVWNLNLIPQEGEPGNETWEDGSEKVTGHTNAWAPMVVDEERGVLYFGVGTPSNDYYGGHRLGDNLYAESLLAVDARTGALLWHFQTVHHGLWDYDLPAPPVLYTAEVDGRSVDAVAIVGKTGFVYAFDRESGEPVWPIEEREVLASSVPGEVAAAMQPFPTKPPPFAKQSFTEDDLISLTPALRAEAIELTRGYRFGNLYTPPSLEGTLAMPGIIGGGNWGGAAIDPTTGYLFVKSTEEPSLLRIAAANPETTVADYAIDRTSSRTLRVQGLPISDPPYGTLTAIDMNAGEIVWQKAVGDRRDVREHPALASVELPERLGVTGAAGPVATAGGLVFLTGGGDVLYAFDSATGAELWSAPLPGRGYANPMSYATSDARQFVVIATGGGGTAGTLVAYALAR; this is encoded by the coding sequence GTGAAAGGGATCGTATTCGTTGGCTTCGTCCTCGCGTTGATGGCGATCGCCGGTTGCAGCGCCCCCGACGTCTCGCGGACCACGAAAACGTTCACTGACGCCGACTGGCCCTTCTACGGCCGCGACCAGGCCGGCACGAAGTTCTCGCCGTTGGCCACCATCGACCGTAGCAACGTCGCGGCCCTCGAAGTCGCCTGGACCTGGGAAACGGGTGAACGACCGCTCGACGGACCCGCACGTCCGGTGCGCAACCAGACGGTGCGACCCGGCGACTTCGAGGTCACGCCGATCGTGATCTCGGACACCATGTACCTGTCGACCCCATACAACCGTGTCGTCGCGCTGGACGCCGGGACGGGCGAGCAGCTCTGGGCATACGACCCGCGCACAACCGACTTCGGGCAGCCACCGAACGGAACCGGCTTCGTGCACCGCGGCATCGCGATGTGGTCGGGTGAAGGCGAGCGGCGGATCTTCCTGAATACGCGCTGGCGGTTGATCGCCATCGACGCCGCTACGGGGGCGAAGATCGAGTCGTTCGGCCAGCGCGGCGAAATCGACCTGACCCGGGACCTGCTGTGGCCGACCAACCCGCTGCACTATACGCAGACGTCTCCGCCACTGGTCTTCGAGGATCTCGTCATCCTCGGCAACGGCGTATGGGACGGGTTCGTCTACCCGAACGATCCGCCCGGCAACCTTCAGGCGTTCGACGTGCGCACGGGGGAGAGAGTCTGGAACCTCAACCTGATCCCGCAGGAGGGGGAGCCCGGGAACGAGACATGGGAGGACGGCTCCGAAAAAGTGACAGGACACACCAATGCGTGGGCGCCCATGGTCGTCGACGAGGAGCGAGGCGTGCTCTACTTCGGCGTCGGCACTCCCAGCAACGACTACTACGGAGGGCACAGGCTCGGCGACAACCTCTACGCCGAGTCGTTGCTCGCGGTGGACGCGCGCACGGGAGCGCTTCTCTGGCACTTCCAGACGGTTCACCACGGCCTCTGGGACTACGACCTGCCGGCACCCCCGGTTCTCTACACGGCTGAGGTCGATGGTCGCAGTGTGGACGCGGTCGCCATTGTCGGCAAGACCGGCTTCGTGTACGCGTTCGACCGTGAGAGCGGGGAGCCCGTGTGGCCGATCGAGGAACGTGAGGTTCTCGCGAGTAGCGTGCCCGGCGAGGTAGCCGCGGCCATGCAGCCGTTCCCGACGAAGCCGCCTCCGTTCGCCAAGCAGAGTTTCACCGAAGACGACCTGATCAGCCTGACACCCGCGCTGCGCGCCGAGGCGATCGAGCTCACGCGTGGCTATCGGTTCGGGAACCTGTATACACCACCGTCGCTCGAGGGCACGTTGGCGATGCCCGGCATCATCGGGGGCGGGAACTGGGGCGGCGCGGCGATCGACCCGACCACGGGCTACCTGTTCGTGAAGTCGACCGAAGAACCGAGCCTTCTTCGCATCGCCGCGGCAAATCCCGAGACCACGGTCGCGGACTACGCGATCGATCGCACGTCGTCGCGCACGCTGCGAGTACAGGGCCTCCCCATCTCCGATCCTCCGTACGGCACGCTGACCGCCATCGACATGAACGCCGGGGAGATCGTGTGGCAGAAGGCGGTGGGCGACCGGCGGGACGTTCGCGAGCACCCCGCGCTGGCGAGCGTCGAGCTGCCCGAGCGCCTCGGCGTCACCGGAGCGGCCGGCCCAGTCGCTACGGCGGGTGGGCTCGTCTTCCTCACAGGCGGAGGCGATGTGCTCTACGCGTTCGACTCTGCAACGGGCGCGGAGCTGTGGAGCGCTCCGCTGCCCGGGCGTGGATACGCGAATCCGATGAGCTACGCGACGTCGGACGCGAGACAATTCGTCGTGATCGCCACTGGTGGTGGCGGCACGGCCGGAACACTCGTGGCGTACGCGCTGGCGAGATAG
- a CDS encoding PHP domain-containing protein, with protein sequence MKRLSLGLAFVLAWLASTACAEQAIYEFEVPEDVGDRWYKGNTHAHTTMSDGDSSPEYVAQWYKDHGYDFLVLTDHNVFTDPAALSHLVDSTFLLIPGEEVTSSFEDASIHVNGLNIPGLIEARQAETLVATIQANVDAIRDVEGVPHINHPNFRWSFGADELRQIERDRLLEIWNGHPTVHNEGGGGSPGLEEIWDILLTEGKVLYGIAVDDAHHFQGEFAPGRVNPGRGWVAVNASSLDALELMASLEAGRFYASTGVALSDIVITPDRIEIHISELDDFRFSTVFSGPSGVILAETDENPAAFDLGGNDVAYVRAKVTDSGGRVAWTQPVFVTRR encoded by the coding sequence ATGAAGCGCCTCTCGCTGGGTCTCGCTTTCGTGCTCGCGTGGCTCGCCTCAACGGCCTGCGCCGAGCAGGCAATCTACGAGTTCGAGGTTCCGGAAGACGTAGGCGATCGCTGGTACAAGGGGAACACGCACGCGCACACGACGATGAGTGACGGAGATTCGTCGCCCGAGTATGTAGCGCAGTGGTACAAGGACCACGGCTACGATTTTCTGGTGCTCACTGATCACAACGTCTTTACCGATCCCGCCGCGCTCAGTCACCTGGTCGACTCTACGTTCCTGCTGATCCCCGGCGAGGAAGTCACGTCCAGCTTCGAGGACGCGTCGATTCACGTGAACGGCCTGAACATTCCCGGGCTCATCGAAGCGCGGCAGGCCGAGACGCTCGTCGCCACCATCCAGGCGAACGTGGACGCGATTCGCGACGTCGAGGGCGTCCCGCACATCAATCATCCGAACTTCCGCTGGTCCTTCGGAGCCGACGAGCTGAGGCAAATCGAGCGCGACAGACTGCTCGAGATCTGGAACGGGCATCCGACGGTCCACAACGAAGGCGGCGGCGGCAGCCCGGGTCTCGAAGAGATCTGGGACATTTTGCTCACGGAGGGCAAGGTCCTCTACGGAATCGCGGTCGACGACGCGCATCACTTCCAGGGAGAGTTCGCGCCCGGCCGCGTGAATCCAGGCCGAGGGTGGGTCGCGGTGAACGCCTCGTCGCTGGATGCCCTGGAGCTCATGGCGTCGCTCGAGGCGGGTCGATTCTACGCAAGTACGGGTGTCGCGCTCTCGGACATAGTGATTACGCCCGACCGCATCGAGATCCACATCTCAGAGTTGGACGACTTCAGGTTCAGCACGGTCTTCTCGGGTCCTTCGGGGGTGATCTTGGCAGAGACCGACGAGAACCCTGCGGCGTTCGATCTCGGAGGCAACGACGTAGCTTATGTTCGAGCGAAGGTGACCGACTCGGGAGGTCGAGTCGCCTGGACCCAACCCGTCTTCGTAACCCGGAGATAG